The following are encoded together in the Candidatus Hydrogenedentota bacterium genome:
- the rpoC gene encoding DNA-directed RNA polymerase subunit beta', whose amino-acid sequence MAKYIPTTGDRFDAIQIRLAAPEEILKWSKGEVKKPETINYRTFKPEKDGLFCERIFGPVKDWECGCGKYKKVKHRGITCDRCGVEITESKVRRERMGHIKLAVPVTHIWFFKTTPSCIGNLLNLSIRILERIIYFEHYIVLDPGTTPLTRMQTLTEDEYQEARAQHGADAFTAQMGAEALKSLLAELDLEALSAELHAEFATTTSAQSRAKVVKRLKVVEALRKSGNNPAWMILDVVPVIPPDLRPLVPLEGGRYATSDLNDLYRRVINRNNRLKRLIDLRAPEVILRNEKRMLQEAVDALFDNGRHGRTVLGTGNRPLKSLSDMLKGKQGRFRQNLLGKRVDYSGRSVIVVGPELKLHQCGLPKRMVLELYEPFIINQLKERGVATTIKAAKRIIAQGRSEVWDILENVIKDHPVMLNRAPTLHRLGIQAFQPVLIEGKAIRLHPLVCRAFNADFDGDQMAVHLPLFPQAQLEAHLLMMASSNIFSPSDGSPIVTPSQDIVLGIAWMTKVLEGAKGEWRPEWTGKGGEILQPGRVYGDSESVVLAHEAGKVDIHARIKLRTNGEIMDTTVGRVLLAEHLPEEISIREVNCQHDQGTIGKVIAACYAKHGHHKTVELLDALKAVGFKYSTLSGISIAIVDMLVPKEKKELVERAEKNVAKIEDMYQNGLLTAGERYNKIIDEWTTTSEEVAAAMLRAMQENEQGFTGIYLMFESKARGSKSQIRQLAAMRGLMAKPSGDIIESPIISNFREGLTVIEYFISSHGARKGLADTALKTADAGYLTRRLVDVAQDVVIEEDDCGTLNGVWMEPLMDGSDIVAPLNERIVGRYVLDDIYVPGESEPVVRADEEIDEQKAQRIVAAGLPGVTIRSVLTCQSKRGVCARCYGRNLATGKLVEISEAVGIIAAQSIGEPGTQLTMRTFHIGGAASRQVENTDIKAAEGGVIEFRNIRTAVNRDGQRVVVNRGGELVILNAEGKEVQRTLVPTGCEIHCEDKVKVRKGHLLYRWDPYNVFIVAEVEGRVRLDGMVKGVTVRQEINNETGIEEIIVTEHKHDIHPQIILLNKGNAKEVMAFATIPAQTHVLVNDGDLVVPGDLLAKTPRQFSKNKDITGGLPRVAELFEARQPKSPAIISHIDGLVELSTASKGMRRVKVIPQVGKEREYMIPPGKHLNVQTGDRVYAGQRLTDGPIIPQDILEVQGEDHLRRYLLDEVQQVYRLQGVRTNDKHIEIIIRQMLRKVRIKDDPGDTPFLAQEEVDRIRFADVNDETRMRDGRPAEADAILQGITKAALSTSSFVAAASFQQTTRVLTEAAISGRRDYLNGLKENVIIGHLIPAGTGSPFYQASRPVSAVKEDFSDELEIGGMDEGDASAEGGLG is encoded by the coding sequence TTGGCCAAGTACATCCCGACCACCGGCGACCGCTTTGACGCCATCCAGATCCGCCTTGCCGCCCCGGAAGAAATCCTCAAATGGTCCAAGGGCGAGGTCAAGAAGCCGGAAACGATCAACTACCGCACCTTCAAGCCGGAGAAGGACGGCCTCTTCTGCGAGCGCATCTTCGGGCCCGTCAAGGACTGGGAGTGCGGCTGCGGCAAGTACAAGAAGGTCAAGCACCGGGGCATCACCTGCGACCGCTGCGGCGTCGAGATCACCGAGTCCAAAGTGCGCCGCGAGCGCATGGGCCACATCAAACTGGCCGTGCCCGTGACCCACATCTGGTTCTTCAAGACCACCCCGAGCTGCATCGGCAACCTGCTGAACCTCTCCATCCGCATCCTGGAGCGGATCATCTACTTCGAGCACTACATCGTGCTTGATCCCGGGACCACCCCGCTCACGCGGATGCAGACCCTCACCGAGGACGAGTACCAGGAGGCCCGCGCACAGCACGGGGCGGACGCCTTCACGGCCCAGATGGGCGCCGAGGCCCTGAAGAGCCTGCTGGCCGAGCTGGACCTCGAGGCGCTCAGCGCCGAGCTCCACGCCGAGTTCGCCACCACCACCTCCGCGCAGTCGCGGGCCAAGGTGGTCAAGCGCCTGAAGGTCGTCGAGGCCCTCCGCAAGTCGGGGAACAACCCCGCCTGGATGATCCTCGACGTGGTCCCGGTCATCCCGCCGGACCTCCGCCCGCTGGTCCCCCTCGAGGGCGGGCGCTACGCCACCAGCGACCTGAACGATCTTTACCGCCGTGTGATCAACCGGAACAACCGGCTGAAGCGGCTCATTGACCTGCGCGCCCCCGAGGTGATCCTGCGCAACGAGAAGCGCATGCTCCAGGAGGCGGTGGACGCACTGTTCGACAACGGCCGCCACGGCCGCACCGTGCTGGGCACCGGCAACCGCCCCCTCAAGTCCCTCAGCGACATGCTCAAGGGCAAGCAGGGCCGGTTCCGCCAGAACCTGCTGGGCAAGCGCGTGGACTACTCGGGCCGCTCCGTCATCGTCGTCGGCCCCGAGCTGAAGCTGCACCAGTGCGGCCTGCCCAAGCGCATGGTCCTCGAGCTCTACGAGCCGTTCATCATCAACCAGCTCAAAGAGCGCGGCGTCGCCACGACCATCAAGGCGGCCAAGCGCATCATCGCCCAGGGCCGCAGCGAGGTGTGGGACATCCTTGAAAACGTGATCAAGGACCACCCCGTCATGCTCAACCGCGCCCCGACGCTGCACCGGCTCGGCATCCAGGCCTTCCAGCCCGTGCTCATCGAGGGCAAGGCCATCCGCCTGCACCCCCTCGTCTGCCGCGCCTTCAACGCCGACTTCGACGGCGACCAGATGGCCGTGCACCTGCCCCTGTTCCCGCAGGCGCAGCTCGAGGCGCACCTGCTGATGATGGCCTCGTCCAACATCTTCTCGCCGTCCGACGGCTCGCCCATCGTGACGCCCAGCCAGGACATCGTGCTGGGCATCGCCTGGATGACCAAGGTCCTGGAGGGCGCGAAGGGCGAGTGGCGGCCCGAGTGGACCGGCAAGGGCGGCGAAATCCTCCAGCCCGGCCGGGTCTACGGGGACAGCGAGTCCGTCGTGCTGGCGCACGAGGCGGGCAAGGTGGACATCCACGCCCGCATCAAGCTGCGCACAAACGGCGAAATCATGGACACCACCGTGGGCCGCGTCCTGCTCGCCGAGCATCTTCCGGAGGAGATTTCGATCCGCGAGGTCAACTGCCAGCACGACCAGGGCACCATCGGCAAGGTGATCGCCGCCTGCTACGCGAAGCACGGCCACCACAAGACCGTCGAGCTCCTTGACGCGCTCAAGGCCGTCGGCTTCAAGTACTCGACCCTTTCGGGCATCTCCATCGCCATCGTGGACATGCTGGTGCCGAAGGAGAAGAAGGAACTCGTCGAGCGGGCCGAGAAAAACGTCGCCAAGATCGAGGACATGTACCAGAACGGCCTCCTGACGGCGGGCGAGCGCTACAACAAAATCATTGACGAGTGGACCACCACCTCGGAGGAGGTGGCCGCGGCCATGCTCCGGGCCATGCAGGAGAACGAGCAGGGCTTCACCGGCATTTACCTGATGTTCGAGTCCAAGGCCCGCGGCAGCAAGTCCCAAATCCGCCAGTTGGCCGCCATGCGCGGCCTGATGGCCAAGCCGTCCGGCGACATCATCGAGTCGCCGATTATCTCGAACTTCCGCGAGGGCCTCACGGTCATCGAGTACTTCATCTCGTCCCACGGCGCCCGCAAGGGCCTCGCCGACACGGCGCTCAAGACCGCCGACGCCGGCTACCTGACCCGCCGCCTCGTGGACGTGGCGCAGGACGTGGTGATCGAGGAGGACGACTGCGGCACGCTCAACGGCGTCTGGATGGAGCCCCTCATGGACGGCTCCGACATTGTCGCCCCGCTCAACGAGCGCATTGTCGGGCGCTACGTGCTCGACGACATTTATGTGCCCGGCGAGAGCGAGCCCGTCGTGCGCGCCGACGAGGAGATTGACGAGCAGAAGGCGCAGCGCATCGTGGCCGCCGGCCTTCCCGGCGTCACCATCCGCTCCGTGCTCACCTGCCAGTCCAAGCGCGGCGTCTGCGCCAGGTGCTACGGGCGCAACCTCGCCACGGGCAAGCTGGTCGAGATCTCCGAGGCGGTCGGCATCATCGCCGCCCAGTCCATCGGCGAGCCCGGCACCCAGTTGACGATGCGCACCTTCCACATCGGCGGCGCCGCGAGCCGCCAGGTCGAGAACACCGACATCAAGGCCGCCGAGGGCGGCGTCATCGAGTTCCGCAACATCCGCACCGCCGTCAACCGCGACGGCCAGCGGGTCGTCGTGAACCGCGGCGGCGAGCTGGTCATCCTGAACGCCGAGGGCAAGGAGGTGCAGCGCACCCTGGTGCCCACGGGCTGCGAGATTCACTGCGAGGACAAGGTGAAGGTGCGCAAGGGCCACCTGCTGTACAGGTGGGACCCCTACAACGTGTTCATTGTGGCCGAGGTGGAGGGCCGGGTCCGTCTCGACGGGATGGTCAAGGGCGTCACGGTGCGCCAGGAGATCAACAACGAGACCGGCATCGAGGAGATCATCGTCACCGAGCACAAGCACGACATCCACCCGCAGATCATCCTGCTGAACAAGGGCAACGCGAAGGAGGTCATGGCCTTCGCGACGATTCCGGCGCAGACCCACGTCCTCGTGAACGACGGCGACCTTGTCGTGCCCGGCGACCTGCTGGCCAAGACGCCCCGCCAGTTCAGCAAGAACAAGGACATCACGGGCGGTCTGCCCCGCGTCGCCGAGCTCTTCGAGGCGCGCCAGCCCAAGTCGCCCGCCATCATCAGCCACATTGACGGGCTGGTCGAGCTGAGCACCGCGTCCAAGGGCATGCGCCGCGTCAAGGTCATCCCGCAGGTCGGCAAGGAGCGCGAGTACATGATTCCGCCCGGCAAGCACCTCAACGTGCAGACCGGCGACCGCGTTTACGCGGGCCAGCGCCTGACCGACGGCCCCATCATCCCGCAGGACATCCTCGAGGTGCAGGGCGAGGACCATCTGCGCCGCTACCTCCTCGACGAGGTCCAGCAGGTGTACCGGCTCCAGGGCGTGCGCACCAACGACAAGCACATCGAGATCATCATCCGGCAGATGCTCCGCAAGGTGCGCATCAAGGACGACCCGGGCGACACGCCCTTCCTCGCGCAGGAGGAGGTGGACCGCATCCGCTTCGCCGACGTGAACGACGAGACGCGCATGCGCGACGGGCGTCCGGCCGAGGCCGACGCCATCCTCCAGGGCATCACCAAGGCGGCGCTGAGCACCAGCAGCTTCGTCGCGGCCGCCTCGTTCCAGCAGACGACCCGGGTGCTCACGGAGGCCGCCATCAGCGGGCGCCGCGACTACCTCAACGGGCTCAAGGAGAACGTGATTATCGGCCACCTCATCCCGGCCGGCACCGGGAGCCCGTTCTATCAGGCGTCACGCCCTGTGAGCGCGGTGAAGGAAGACTTCTCCGACGAGCTCGAAATCGGCGGCATGGACGAGGGCGACGCCTCCGCCGAAGGCGGTCTTGGCTGA